Genomic segment of Scomber scombrus chromosome 18, fScoSco1.1, whole genome shotgun sequence:
cccctggCGCCCCCCATAGAGCAAGGCGGCAAGAACCGCAAGTCCTCCAAGAGCTCCAAGGACcaggacagacagaaaagcaAGGACAGGAAAGCcggggagaaggaggagagaaggaagaagagaaggaaagagaaagagggaggacaagagaagagcaaagaaagggagcaagggcAAAAGAGCGGGAAGGAGGCGAAAAgtcagaggagcagcaggagcagcagcaggaagaggaaaaagagacgGCACAGCAGCCCCGAGGCCTCGGGTTCCCACAACTCCTCAGGGAGAGGGGGACAAACCAGACGCTCCTTCTCCACCCTGTCTGAAGAacgacacagagagagggacagagacaaagacagggCGAGGGACAGAACTGGAGAGggggacagagacagagagagagagagagatagagacagaggaagagagcgagatagagaaagagagagagatcaaaaCCGCACCAGTAGCCACAGAAGAgacgagagagacagagactcTAGCTCTAGGAAGGACgacagggagaggaagagaataCACTCGAGCAGCAGAGAGCGGGACATTTCAAAGGGCTCcaaaagaagcagagaaaatAGAGAAgatgacagagaaagacagcGGGACAGGGAGCGGCGCCGGGATGGTCGTCCTGTGGTCCCGCCGTCCATTCAGGACCTCAACGGTTCTGATCTTTTCGCCATCAAGAGAACCATCACAGTCActacaaccaccaccaccaccactgtaCCCGGCTCCCCCAGGTTGGCCCCAGCCTCTCCCTGCCGGCCCACGCAGGACTCAGACAAACCCcacaagaggaagaagaaaagaaaatggcGCTCCggcggagaggaggaggaccaGGGAAGCTGCCGCAGCCACTCCCAGTCCCTGTCCCCGCCGAGGTACCATGGCTACGAGTCGGACCGCTACTCCGACAAACTGGAGATAGACGTGCTGTCATTGGACGGCGAGGCGCTGGACTCCGACTACCCGTCTTTAGAGGACACGCCTCCTGCCCCCCTGCCTCCAGAACCGCCCGCCCCCAGCCCCAAAACTAAAACCGCCCCCAAGACCGGACGCCATCACACGAAAAAGAAATCCCGCACATTAAAGAAAATAGGCCAATCAGaatcgtcctcctcctcttcaaaTAGAACCAAAAGCAAATGCCTCTCCTCACTGTCGGTCACTTCGGGCGCCCCCCCCGTCTTATCGGGGCTCCCCTCAGTGAAGAAAACCAGGAAGATAGGAAaggacaaagagagacagagcacCAGGAAGGATCTGAGTCGCTCCGGAAAATCTAAGAAAGAGAGCGGCAGCCGGAAAGGTAAGCTGCAGTCCAAAGTGTCTGTGCTGGTGCGTGAAGGTGTGAGCAGCACCACCGGCTCTTCTGTGGGTTCTGGGAAGCTGGGCATGGATCTTCTGGGGtcaggaggtgcaggaggagggggCGGGGGCTCCGTGGTGGGCGGCTCCATCGCAGTGGTCTTCTGCAGAGACAATGAGAGCAGGTCTCCATTCCTCAAACCGTGCTCGGAGCCACTGTCGCTGGGCAACCGCGGCAAAGATCTGGCTAACATGGGGAAGAGGAGCAGCCTGGCAGCACCTCCACCCTCCTTAACCGGCCCTACGGGACTGAAATCCAAGAAAACCAAGCCCAGCTCCATCACATCCACCTCCTCTTCGGCCTCCTCCCCCTCGTCTTCTCTGGCGACAAAGCGGCGCCGTCGCTTGGCCAAGAAGAGCAGGGAGAAAGGTGGAGCGGCAGGACTGAGTGCAGGAGACAGCAGCCAGACTAAAGCTACGTCCGACGGCTGGTCCGGAGCTTCTTTAGATGTTCAGTCAGCTGTAGGAGACGGGACCAAGTCAATCAGTCCACACACTGGCCAAGCTGGCCCCGCTccttgctcttcctcctcctcctcctccacctcctcctcctccttcaccagTGTGCTCCCACCCTCCTCTTcgcccccacacacacctccaccctCTATGGCTCCTCTGCGGGACACCAGGGAGTCTTCACCAGACTCTCAGACGGTGGACAGCAGCTGTAAGACTCCGGAGCCTTCTTTCCTAGCAGAGGACTGTCCCACTCAGACCAGCCCCACACTCCCACCGTCCAGTCCATCCAGCCTGTCTACCTCCCAGGGAGCTGGCCTCGGCAACGCTTTGTCAACAACCGCCACCAAGCCCCCCCCTCCAGACGACGCACCCAAATCTCTGGCCTCACCTCCTTGCTCGTCCTCTTCGGCGGGTTGCGGCCTCACTTCcctgtctctgcctctgtccACGTCAgacccctcctcttcctcagtgtCCTCTTCATCTGCTAGTaagcctcctcctccccctccccctccagcAGCTCCTGCCCTCCCCTGGAGTCTGCAGACTGGGGTGGACTGCACAACCGGAGGAGTCTTAGCATGTGAGTTTCCTCCATACACGGAAAGTGTGTCATGTTGTTAAAAGAAATGAACTGTAGAGTTAAATCCACTTTATACAGCTGATGGTTTCTTTACTCTGGGAGCTTTTAGAAACCTAAAACACAAGATTTCAACCTTTCTTGTGACAGGAAGCAAATCATAGACAGTTGTagttcactttaatctgtgtaCAAGTCATGACACTGCAGACCTTTCAGACTAATGTACACTTTGAACTGAATCCCCACACAACTGTAGCTgtatttagtttactgtcaaagCAGACATGAAAGTTACCTTCACTAAAACAAGTTGATAGCTAGCTAAATAATTCCTAGTATAGTAACATGAGTGGAAACCAGTGGCTTTCCTCAGTagaaaaaactataaaaaatgtaGCTGTAAATAAGTAGTTTAATACTAAATCTATTTTTGAGTcagtaaattatacatgtgtatatatatatatagtagagCCTGACCAATATTGGATTTTAGGGgccaatactgatattagggagcaaaaaaaaatcaaaaaatacacaaatatacataaaccatttttttttttttgcagtgttccCACAGATGTGGTTATCACTTACAATGATATGTTATGGATACTGGTATTTTACAGTTTCACAATAAACTCTGTGgtataaaatgacagtaaaaacagctgggaatttcatatttataaataGCTATGAATGAACATAAAAACCagtacataaaatgctgcctatataactaaaaattcaaacaaatataagcacatatcagacaacatattcGCTGATACGGATATGTCTGTGATAGGACAATAATGACTGATAATATTggctgaccaatatatcagtcgggctctattaaatatacattaaatgctgcttatatgtctttaaaaaaaattggctCGTATCGGGCAGCATAAGCATCGATACAGGTATATGATACGGctaatatcagctgatattattggttgaccgatatatcggttGGGTTCTAATATATAgtgacttattattattattagtattatatgATCAATTGATTCTGGTCCTTTCTCCTGCCTGCCAAAAAGTAGTAACAGTGTGAATTTGTGgtggattttcttttattgtggTTAAACGGTAACGACAGGAATAgttggttaaaaataataatggatTACCTTTTAATTAATAACTAAACAACTGAGTTAGGTTAAAAAGTACTGTAAGACATCACCCCCAACACTGTTTACAACACCTGCATCAGTTTATCTCAGCATGTTCAGTCTCTCCATCTGCATTCAAAGGCATCGTCCTCACCTGAAAACTAAACAAGTAAATGTTACCAACTCATGTTAAGATAGACTCCTTGAATATGTTGATTATTACATGTCATGTATGTTATGTATAACCCTATAGAAGCATGTTCTTTTCCTGAAATCATTCTCTATCATTCTTCCTCTCAGTGACTGCTCTGCTCTTCAAAATGGAAGAGGCAAACATCGCCAGCAGAGCCAAAGCACAAGAGTTCATCCAAGCAACCAGTCAGGTCAGAGAGTGATACACTGAGTCTTTCTCCTCACTGTTCTTTCAATATGTTATTAAAGGCAATGTAAACACAGTCCAGGCTATTAATAAAGCACTTCCACTGTCTATCCCAGCATACATTAAGCCACAGTCTGTCTCTATGGTATACACAATCATATTCACACCTACTGGCAATTTGGAGTCTCCAGTTAACCTCTCCATTGCTGGGGAGAAAGCACAGCTACATTAGAGACACACTGGTGTACTTACATGCTGCTTCAATTTGGTTGCTCATATTTTCCCTGATGCATTCTGTTATCTGTGTtgtattaatgattatttttcatctcTCTCATGCAGATCCTCTCTCAG
This window contains:
- the scaf1 gene encoding splicing factor, arginine/serine-rich 19 gives rise to the protein MDLTPASGFKRRPAASSSPAGAREIARSPPSCSPSLSPSSPSSDPSSPLSTSSSVCANSSVYQNHVKGQTRGKEVARVSSTSTSLPTLSLSTSTPNTTSDSLPHTSAHPRVDCEEEGRKKEMYDPFHPTEGDKEGRVEVEAEEGEGEGEKYDPFDPTGSPASDTDDGCSKVRGETKNAEIGKDKVKEEEPPDSTDTFTDPPSPSLITQLPLRRRVDCSITKARGQRESADSENSEIEEGEIVGAVDRDGGNKRAAGGNLPLNSPNVSFFGSKPERILRVLDGDGFVSVCAEGSWEDREPEDEPVIGVEDLRTKLVSRRKERYLSFPASSALSPEPLPPPPSHPADSPPSSPLAPPIEQGGKNRKSSKSSKDQDRQKSKDRKAGEKEERRKKRRKEKEGGQEKSKEREQGQKSGKEAKSQRSSRSSSRKRKKRRHSSPEASGSHNSSGRGGQTRRSFSTLSEERHRERDRDKDRARDRTGEGDRDRERERDRDRGRERDRERERDQNRTSSHRRDERDRDSSSRKDDRERKRIHSSSRERDISKGSKRSRENREDDRERQRDRERRRDGRPVVPPSIQDLNGSDLFAIKRTITVTTTTTTTTVPGSPRLAPASPCRPTQDSDKPHKRKKKRKWRSGGEEEDQGSCRSHSQSLSPPRYHGYESDRYSDKLEIDVLSLDGEALDSDYPSLEDTPPAPLPPEPPAPSPKTKTAPKTGRHHTKKKSRTLKKIGQSESSSSSSNRTKSKCLSSLSVTSGAPPVLSGLPSVKKTRKIGKDKERQSTRKDLSRSGKSKKESGSRKGKLQSKVSVLVREGVSSTTGSSVGSGKLGMDLLGSGGAGGGGGGSVVGGSIAVVFCRDNESRSPFLKPCSEPLSLGNRGKDLANMGKRSSLAAPPPSLTGPTGLKSKKTKPSSITSTSSSASSPSSSLATKRRRRLAKKSREKGGAAGLSAGDSSQTKATSDGWSGASLDVQSAVGDGTKSISPHTGQAGPAPCSSSSSSSTSSSSFTSVLPPSSSPPHTPPPSMAPLRDTRESSPDSQTVDSSCKTPEPSFLAEDCPTQTSPTLPPSSPSSLSTSQGAGLGNALSTTATKPPPPDDAPKSLASPPCSSSSAGCGLTSLSLPLSTSDPSSSSVSSSSASKPPPPPPPPAAPALPWSLQTGVDCTTGGVLALTALLFKMEEANIASRAKAQEFIQATSQILSQANQNQSQQHGPPSSASSSSSSQIPPPPSLPPPSGLSPAQYILHGSLPLVGCTKTPPSHLHPSIGGGCAQTPPPIMPMGLSGVTGSSGDAGWDNDSKDPDKYLKKLHTQERAVEEVKLAIKPYYQRKDINKDDYKDILRKAVHKICHSRTGEINPVKVSNLVKLYVQRYKYFRKHGRKMDEEERDDMHSSA